One genomic segment of Protaetiibacter intestinalis includes these proteins:
- a CDS encoding cytochrome c oxidase assembly protein — protein MRRLAWVTGPAILLIAALAAVLVALAVGGGADPLPLVDPGAVVRYGIPIATILVDLGAAGTIGALVLACFALTPGEKAYERAADVAAACAGVWTVASAAMAFLLFQSLYVAAPNLDDAYGQQLGTFLTDVSVGRAWLTTTLVAAAATALCFAVRHVAVLAFVAVGSALGLIPVAQQGHAGSTADHDLAITSIWLHIVFVCVWLGGLLTLVLVRRQLDEERLRTVLARYSSVALVCFVVVAVSGYVSAAIRVGELGALGTPYGLLVLAKVAALLVLGALGAVQRRFVIPRVRDAAPRWFRMLVLAELAFMGIAAGVAAALARTAPPVDEVPTTELATPTPAEYLTGRELPPELTPIRFLTEWRLDLLWALVVAFGVFFYLAGVWRLHRRGDRWPWYRTVLWLAGFAVLLWVTNGAPAVYEQFLFSTHMLGHMILTMAIPVLLVLAAPVTLAARAIRRRDDDSRGGREWILWAVQSPVAGVLTNPLVAAVLFAGSLWLFYYTDIFRWAVTDHVGHVWMVVHFLITGYLFVLVLVGVDPVKKRPPYALRLVLLLATMGFHAFFGLAIMSNTGLLLADWFGAMGRTWGLMPLEDQQWGGGIAWSVGEIPTVILAIAVAIQWGRSDEREAKRLDRAADRDGDAELAAYNEMLARRGGQ, from the coding sequence GTGCGGCGCCTCGCGTGGGTCACCGGACCCGCCATCCTCCTGATCGCCGCGCTCGCGGCGGTGCTCGTGGCGCTCGCCGTCGGCGGCGGAGCCGACCCACTGCCGCTCGTCGACCCGGGCGCGGTCGTGCGCTACGGCATCCCGATCGCCACGATCCTCGTCGACCTCGGCGCCGCCGGCACGATCGGCGCCCTCGTGCTCGCGTGCTTCGCCCTCACCCCCGGCGAGAAGGCCTACGAGCGCGCGGCGGATGTCGCCGCCGCCTGCGCGGGCGTCTGGACGGTCGCCTCCGCGGCGATGGCGTTCCTGCTGTTCCAGAGCCTCTACGTCGCCGCCCCGAACCTCGACGACGCCTACGGGCAGCAGCTCGGCACCTTCCTCACCGACGTCTCGGTCGGCCGCGCCTGGCTCACCACGACCCTCGTCGCGGCGGCCGCCACCGCCCTCTGCTTCGCCGTGCGCCACGTGGCGGTGCTCGCCTTCGTCGCCGTCGGCTCGGCCCTCGGCCTCATCCCCGTCGCCCAGCAGGGCCACGCCGGCTCGACCGCCGACCACGACCTCGCCATCACCTCCATCTGGCTGCACATCGTGTTCGTGTGCGTGTGGCTCGGCGGCCTGCTGACGCTCGTGCTCGTGCGGCGCCAGCTCGACGAGGAACGCTTGCGCACCGTGCTCGCGCGCTACTCGAGCGTCGCGCTCGTGTGCTTCGTCGTCGTGGCGGTCTCGGGCTACGTCTCCGCCGCCATCCGGGTCGGCGAACTGGGCGCCCTCGGCACCCCTTACGGCCTGCTCGTGCTCGCCAAGGTCGCCGCCCTGCTCGTGCTGGGCGCGCTCGGCGCCGTGCAGCGGCGGTTCGTGATCCCGCGGGTGCGGGACGCCGCGCCCCGCTGGTTCCGGATGCTGGTGCTCGCCGAGCTCGCCTTCATGGGCATCGCGGCGGGCGTCGCCGCGGCCCTCGCCCGCACTGCGCCGCCGGTGGACGAGGTGCCGACGACGGAACTCGCCACCCCCACCCCGGCCGAGTATCTGACCGGCCGCGAGCTCCCGCCCGAGCTCACCCCCATCCGCTTCCTCACCGAGTGGCGGCTCGACCTGCTGTGGGCGCTCGTGGTGGCGTTCGGGGTGTTCTTCTACCTCGCGGGCGTGTGGCGCCTGCACCGGCGCGGCGACCGCTGGCCCTGGTACCGCACGGTGCTGTGGCTCGCCGGGTTCGCGGTGCTGCTGTGGGTCACCAACGGCGCCCCGGCCGTGTACGAGCAGTTCCTGTTCTCGACGCACATGCTCGGCCACATGATCCTCACCATGGCGATCCCCGTGCTGCTCGTGCTCGCGGCGCCCGTCACGCTCGCGGCCCGCGCCATCCGCCGCCGCGACGACGACAGCCGGGGCGGGCGCGAGTGGATCCTGTGGGCCGTGCAGTCGCCCGTCGCCGGCGTGCTCACCAACCCGCTCGTCGCGGCCGTGCTGTTCGCGGGGTCGCTGTGGCTCTTCTACTACACCGATATCTTCCGCTGGGCCGTCACCGACCACGTGGGGCACGTGTGGATGGTCGTGCACTTCCTCATCACCGGCTACCTGTTCGTGCTCGTGCTGGTGGGCGTCGACCCCGTGAAGAAGCGCCCGCCGTATGCGCTGCGGCTCGTGCTGCTGCTCGCCACGATGGGCTTCCACGCCTTCTTCGGGCTCGCGATCATGTCGAACACCGGCCTGCTGCTGGCCGACTGGTTCGGCGCCATGGGCCGCACCTGGGGGCTGATGCCGCTCGAGGACCAGCAGTGGGGCGGCGGGATCGCGTGGTCGGTGGGCGAGATCCCCACCGTGATCCTGGCGATCGCGGTCGCCATCCAGTGGGGCCGCAGCGACGAACGCGAGGCGAAGCGCCTCGACCGGGCCGCCGACCGCGACGGGGATGCCGAGCTCGCGGCCTACAACGAGATGCTCGCGCGCCGCGGCGGTCAGTAG
- a CDS encoding HU family DNA-binding protein, with protein MADTLNKSDLVAAIAAETGESQAAVGKVVDAFFSVVASQVGGGKKVSIPGWLSFEKTHRAARAGRNPATGETIQIAASNGVSVKAGSKLKAAVK; from the coding sequence ATGGCTGACACCCTCAACAAGAGCGACCTCGTGGCGGCGATCGCCGCGGAGACCGGCGAGAGCCAGGCGGCCGTCGGCAAGGTCGTCGACGCGTTCTTCTCCGTCGTGGCCTCGCAGGTCGGCGGCGGCAAGAAGGTCAGCATCCCCGGCTGGCTCTCCTTCGAGAAGACCCACCGTGCCGCCCGTGCGGGCCGCAACCCCGCGACCGGCGAGACCATCCAGATCGCTGCGTCGAACGGCGTGAGCGTGAAGGCCGGCTCGAAGCTGAAGGCCGCCGTCAAGTAA